The genome window ACGATTTCGTTTCATCTTGACGCGGGAGACAGACTTGTTCTTTATACAGACGGAATCATAGAAGCTTTTAACGAGGATCGGGAAATGTTCTCCGAAGAAAGACTTCTTGCGGTTTTGGATTCTCATGAAAACGAAACCTTGGACGGTCTTTGTCAGAATGTTTTTTCCGAAGTGAATCGTTTTATGGGAGTCGCACACGAGGGTTTTACGGACGACTTGACGATTCTTGCGCTTGAAAGAAGAATTCCTTAGGAGATTTCCGCTCTTATGAAAGTTGCCCCGACTTATTCCATTCTGTTGGCGGAGGACGATGAAAGCAACGCCGAACTTTTAATCCGTCATCTAGAACGATACAACTTCGATGTGGATCACGTCGTGGACGGAATCGCCGCCGAAATCAAACTCAGAAAGACGCGTTATGACCTCATTTTAACGGACAATAGAATGCCGAAGATGAGCGGTTTGAGTCTTTTGGAAAGAATTCCGGAAACGAACCGTATGACTCCGATCATCTTTCTTACGGTGAGCAACGAAAAAGAAACGATCATTCAGGCGGCGCATAATAAAAAACTCGTGGCCTATCTTTTGAAGCCGATCGATACGCAGGTGTTGATCGATAAGATTTGTCAAGCTCTGGGAATCAAAAGCGATTCTCTGGTGGATAAGAAAGAATTTCCGTTCGAGATTCTTCCGTTCACGAATACGGATCAAGGCATCGGAGTAGGAATCCAACTTAAGGGATGTCCGTACGGAAAGAGCATCGAAAAACTCGTTCAAGAAGTTTCCTTTTTCTTAAAGGAGCTTCCGACGTTGAGAAGCATTTTGATCAAGGTCAATCCGGAATTCTTTTATTCGAAAAACGCAGGACAACTTCTTTCCGGCCTCAGAGACCGTCTTGCCATCAAATACGAAATCCAAAAAGAAGACATCGTCGTACAAACGGAACATTGAAAAAAAATGGAACCTGCCTTTCTGCTCTTGGTCAGAGCTTTAGAAAATGGGAGGAATCCAATGAAAGGATTTTTAAAAGTTTCCGGTCTGATTCTTGTAGCCGCGGCTTTGTTTGCGGGAGGATGTAGATATTACAAGTCTCCTGAAAAAAGAGCGGAATTCGTCGTTAAGAAGATCACTTCGGAATTGGATCTGAACGATTCTCAAAAAGAGAAATTGTATAAGATCAAAGACGAAATTCTGTCTAAAAGAAAAGAACTGAAACTTCAAGGACCTCGAATTCCCGCGGAGGCTCTCGCTGAGTTTCGTCAGCCGACTTTGGACGAAAAAAAAATCAACAAGTCCTTCGAACTTGAGATGAACAAAATGACGGAGATGAGAACCTTTATGACAAAGAAAGCGATCGAGTTTCATGCGGTCTTAACTCCGGAACAAAGAAACAAACTGGTGGATTTGATTACAGAGTTTCAACAGAAACATCGTCATCATGATGACTGAATCCGAATTTACGGAAATCGTTAGTTCCACTCGGGACATTGTCCTCTCTGCGATTGAAAAGAACCTCGCAGAGAGGTTTTCTTATGCCATCGACGACGTGGCTCAGGAAACCTATTTTCGCGCGTACAAAGCCCTTAAAAAAGATCAGTTTCGCAAAGAATCAAAACTGAGTACTTGGTTGTACGCGATCGCCAGAAACGAATCCCTGAGAATGAACGATAAATTAAGAAGGGAAGAAGAGCGGACCGAGAAGCTGGCCAAATCCAAAAAAGAAGAAGACTTCCTCACCGCTCACCCTAACGTGAACGGAAATTCGGGATATTCGGAACAGAATTCGCAGGAAGTCATCGGAATGCTTCAATCCCTGATGGCTAAAATTCCCGATAAGTACAGAAGGGTTCTCGAGTTTTATCTTGCGGGTTATTCAGAAAAACAGATCGCAGAAACGATGGGCGTAAAACCCGGAACCGTAAAATCGAGAGCCGCCAGAGGAAAAGAAATGATGAAACGGGTCGGAGTTAAGGAGAAATTTTATGAAGAATAACGACGCTTCTCCGATGAAAGGAGAAATCCTGAAAAGAAAAAAAGATCAGGATTGGGTGAAGAATATTTCCTCGAACGTGATTCGCAGGGATAAACGGGAAACGAGAAACAAACGCATGGTAGGCGCTTCTCTCGTTCTGTTTTTGGGACTGAGCGCATATGCTGGTTTCTGGTTTCAGGATTCCGATCTGGATCCGAGAGATCAGGATCTTTTGAGCATCGGAGTTTTTGAAGAATTGGAAAACGCGCTCGATAAATAAGAATCAACTTTAAAAGGATAATGGCGTTCGAATCGGAAAATACGCATTCCGTTTTTTGAATACGTATTGGCGAACGTTGTCTCCGTCTGTGTCGCTTAACAAAAGCGGTCCTTTGTGGACCGCTTTTTTATTTTATGAAACGGCTTCGGCTCTTTATCGGATTTTGGAACCTTCCTGAATTCCTTCTCCCGGAAATAAAATCACCTCGTCTCCTTCGTTCAATCCGTCTGCGATCAACGCGTTGTCTCCGCTTCTCGCTTCCATCTTGACCTTGGTCTTCTTAGCTTTATTCTTTAGAACTCGGAATACATACCAATCTTCGCCTTCGCGGAACAAAGCGGCGGTCGGTGCGATGATTCGGTTCTCCTTTTTCTCGCTTACGATTTTACAGCGAACTTGAAAACCTTCTCCCATTTCCGGCGGAGGAGCGAAGTCTACGATCGCGCGGACTCTTTGTTCTTCCACTCCCAATGAGGAAACTTTTGTGAACGCGGCGGGTTCCACGAGTTTCAACTTGCCTTCGAGTTTTTCCCCGCCCCATCCTTCGATTTCCACGGGGTTTCCCGGATGAAGGTGAACCGCTTCCTGCGTTAATACTTCGACCGCGATTTCAAGCCGGTTCGTGTCGCCCACTTCCAAGATCGGAGTTCCCATTTCGATCGGGCCTTCGCTTTCCCGAAGAATCTTCAGCACCTTACCGTTGATAGGCGATGCGACGGAACGATCCATATCCCATTTCACGACCGCGAGAAGTTCTCCCTTTTTTACGGATTCCCCCGCGTGTTTGTGAATTCGTTTTAATACGCCGCTTACGGGAGAATAGATCGTGAATTTTTCCCGAACTCTCGTGATTCCTTCTTCCTCTACGATCTGTTGATACGTTCCTTTGACGATCTTCGCCGTTTCCGAAACCACGGGTTTGGGCCGGAGTAAAAACCAAACGAACGCGAGCACGACCAACACAACGGCGCCGATCCTAAATTTTTTATCGGAGAGAATCCGTTTGAATATTTCTTTTCGATCCATTATCATTCCCGAATCTTCAATACGGAAAGAAGATCCATATTTTTGATTTTTCTGTATAGAATAAAATAACTCAAGGCCGCGGTCCCGAGTGTCGTGAAAATCGACATTACGTAAGTTCGATACGATATGATCAACGGAATCTTAAATCCTTCCGTTTCGACCGTGTTCATTAAAAGATACGCGCAGAAATAACCGAGCAGACATCCCACCGGAAGGGAAGCTATGATTTCGAAGCCCAATTCCCCCGCAAGGATTTGAAAAACTTCCTCTTTCGTAAATCCGAGAATACGCAGACTTCCCAATTCAAATACGCGTTCGGATAAGGAGATCATCGCGGTGTTGTAAACGACTCCGATCGAAATCACGGCCGCAAAGACGAAAAGGATCGTGGTCGTCGCAAGAGTACTTCGGGACATCGTATCTGAAAAGACCTTGAGCGTTCCCTCTTTTGTGGAAACTCCCGAAATTTTCGGCACGTCCTTTAATTCCGCTAAGAGCCTGGATTCTTCCTTTGTGTCGGTCCGGAGGGCGATGAGATTCACGTTATCTCCTTCGCCTAACAGACGATTGACGGAAACGAGTTCCATGTAAGCTCCTTGTCCGAGGAGTTCCTCCACGAGTCCGTCCACTCGTACGGAGATTTTTTTGCGGTTCCCTTCCAAAACTTCCATTTCGATTTTGGAGCCGGTTTTGATTCCTAATTTGTCGGCCACGTTCGAGTTGAGAAAAATCCCCGACGTCGGCGGTGTCAGTATGTTTCTTTTTTTACCGACCAATCTTCTGAGTTTTGCATCGTTGGGAATTCCCTGCAAGGCGAGTTCTTTGGAATGATGTCCGATGCGGATTCGAATCGGGATCATTCTATATCCTTCCGCGGTCAACACGGCTTTGTCTTTTCTCAAATCGTCCACGGCCGTAAGCGACACCGGTCCTAAAAAGGAAACCGTGATCGATTCTCTTTGTAAAAGATCGAATTGGATTTCGATCATCGCGTTGACCGCGTCGCGGGAGAACATTCCCAGAACCATAATCATGACCGAGGTCGAAACTCCGAGAATGGCGACTAACGTTCGGGTCGGTCTTCTCGTAAGATTTCTGAGAATCATCCTGGATTGAGCCGAAAGCGAACCGATATACGTTTCGATCCAATTCTTTTTAAAATTCATAGGCACGGGAGGCCGCATCGCCTGAGCCGGATCCAAACGTAAAACTCGCAGGATAGAATACGCCGTTCCGGCGGCGCCCGCGAGAACGCCGATCAAAATTCCGATCAAACCGAGAGAAGGATTGAGACGAAAGTCCAAATGAGGAAAACGATAGTATTCCGAGTAAAGATCGGTCATCGCTTGGCCGAGCCAAACTCCGATGATAACCCCGAGAACGGAACCTAGTCCGCTGATGACAGTGATGATCTTCAGATAGTGAAGCGCGATTTCTATATCAGAATATCCTAATGCTTTGAGGGTCGCGATCTGTTCTCTTTCCTTGGAAATGATTCTCGTGGCGACGATATGAAGAAGAAACGCGGCGACTCCCAAAAAGATCGCGGGTAGAAAATACGCCATCGTCTTGAGTTGTTTGAACTCATCCCGTAAAAAGGAGTGTGAAGGAAGTTTGTCTCTGTCATAGGAACCGTATCCTCCATACGGTTCCAAGATCCGGTCGATTCTTTTTAAGACGGAAGTTCTATGTGCGCCGGGCGCGAACGTAAAGATCGCGTCGTTGAAAGCGCCTATCATTCCGAAGGCGTTCTCCATTCCTTTGCGATCCATCCATAAAATTCCGAAATGTTTGTCGTCGGGCAGGGGATTGGTTCCCCGAAAGATATAAACGTATTCGGGGGAAAGCGCGATTCCGACCACGGTAAGAATTCTCCGTTCGCCTTGGAGAATTCCCACGATTCGATTTCCGAGCGTAAGTTTGTTTGCGATCGAGAACGCTTCGCTTAACAAAACTTCGTTGTCTCCTTTCGGCAATCTTCCCGATCGGAGATACGGAAGATTGATTCCTTCGGTGAGCGATACGAATCTTCCCGCGGTGGGAAGAGTTTCTCCGGGAATATCCAATACTGCGTCTTGCACGATCCGGGTGCGGACGACTCCGATTCCCGGAACGTTGGACAATTCTTCCAACTTCGATTCGGGCGCCCGTTTGAGGGAGACGAATCCCTGCGCAAAATACGAGGATACGTAGAATTTTGCGCGAGCTTCGTATAACGAGTCGTAGGCGCTGCGGGATGAGATGAAAATTCCCACGCCTGCCGCGACGACCAAGGCGATCGTGATTCCTTGCGCCTTCAGCGTTTTCATTTCCCGAAAGACTTTTCGGTCGAGCATTTTCACCAGTGCAATTCCCCCGATGTTTTCTTACGGGAATTTTTGCGGTTAGACGTTACGGAGCCGTCCCTCATCTCGACGACTCGATCCGCCATTTCCGCGATGATCGCGTTATGCGTGATTACCACCGTCGTCGTTCCGAGTTCGGCGTTGACTTTCGAAATCGCGTCCAATACGATTCTTCCGGTTTTGAAATCGAGCGCGCCCGTAGGTTCGTCGCAAAGCAGAACGTCCGGTCGTTTTGCGATCGCTCTCGCGATCGCGACTCTCTGTTGTTCTCCTCCCGATAATTGCGCCGGAAAGTGATCCTTGCGTTCGAGCAAGCCGACCAAGTCCAACGCTTCTTCCGAACGCATCGGATCGGAACTGAGTTCGGTCACGAGGGAAACGTTTTCCAGAGCGGTCAAACTCGGAATTAGATTATAAAATTGGAATACGAATCCGATATGATTTCTGCGATAAAGAGTGAGACTTTCGTCGTCCGAAGAAAATAGGTCCTTGTTTCGAAAGCGGACAAAGCCGGAAGTCGGAGTGTCCAATCCTCCGAGAATGTTGAGCAAGGTGGATTTTCCGGAACCGGAGGGTCCGAGTAGAACGACGAATTCTCCGGATCGGAGTTCCAGGTCTACGGAGTGAAGAGCGGGGACTTCGACTTCTCCCATTTTGTAGATCTTTCCGATCCCCTGCGCTTCGAATACGATTTCGGATTTTTTCCCGGTTTTCCGCGTCATTTCAGGAAACCATTCTGCGGATTTTTTGAACGAGGGAAAACAAAAATTATCCGATTCAGACTTGATTTACGTCATCGGAATCGTATTGTTTACCGGACGTACCGCGAACTTCGCGTACACTTTTTACGGAAGGAAATATTTTTTACTATGCCTCCTCACGGTCCGCCTCCGCCGCCCGGTCTGCCGATTCCGGAAATTTCTTTCACGATCACGATCTTTTCCATTCTCGTTCTTTGGTTTAAACGTCATCGTTTTTCGTTCGATCGATGGTTCGTGTTTTTTCTGATCGCTTTGAGTTGTCTTCACGTCGCTCATATTCTCAAGAGAAGTTTCGGGAGAATCTATTTCGATTTTTTTCATATACCGCAGCTTTTGTTCGGCCCATTGTTCTTTTTGTATTTGAAGGACATTTTGGGAATCGGAGTTCGTAAGAACGATCGGATTCATTTTGTTCCGTATTTAACGTTCGTCGTTTTGTTCTCCGTTCTGAGAATCGTTCCCGCTGCGGAACCGTTTTACGATTTGTTTTTCGGCCGGGACGGATGGGCTTTGCGGATCGTTACGTTTCTTTCCCTGCTTTCCTACTGCACATTCGGTTTTTATTATATTTTAAAAGCGGAAAGGGAGAGCGGCAATCCCCTGTTCGAATCCCTCCAATTCGGCTGGTTGAAAGTCATGATCGGCCTTGTAGTCGGGATCGTTTTGTATCACGGTGCGGGTTTTGTGCTGAGTCAGATTTCTCATTCTCCAGAACGTCCGCCCGTACTGCCTCCGATCCGCGGTTTCGACATTCTTGCGTTTACGATTCTTTTTTCCTTGTTCGGGGTTCGACAGAGCATTCTTCATTCCGCTTGGCTTTTAGGTCAGGGGAGCGCGTTCGACGGAATTAAAAAAAGAAAATACGAGCGTTCCGGTTTGGAAACGGATCGACTGAAGAATTATGTTCAAGCGGTCAAACAGCACATGGATTCGGAGAAGCCGTATTTGGACAGCGAATTCTCCCTCGACCAACTTGCGGATCGTTTACGGTTTCCAAGAGCACATATCACGCAGGCCCTCAACGAGGTCTTGGAAACGAATTTTTATAATTTCGTGAACGAATATCGGGTGAAAGAATTCATTCGTCTGGTGGATTCCGCTCCGGAAGAAAAGATTGCGGTTTTGAGTCTAGCCTTTGATGCGGGTTTCAATTCCAAATCCACGTTCAATCAGTCCTTTAAAAGAATCACGGGAACGACCCCTTCTTTGTATCTTTCCGAAAAAAAGCAAAAAAAAGAGTCTTAGCCGATTTGTTCGGTCGACGATTTTCGTCCACTTGCATATACTTGAGTGCCATTGCAAAAGGGTGCCTGATTCGGCACGGGCGCTCGATATAAAGGAGAAAATATGATTCAAAAAACGATTCTAATCTTACTCATCACGGCCTCTTTCGTAGTCTGCAAAAAGGATTCGAACAGCAACGATGATCTTACGATCGCAACCTTGGGCGTGATCGCGGCTACGGGATTTTGTAACGGAAGTCTCGCGACTACGGGAACAAGCGTTTCCAAACAAACGGCTACGATCGATTCTTCCTCGGGCTGTGTAACGGGTGTCGTTACCTGTATGGATACGGCCCTTCCTTCTTGGATTAAAGACAACTTTAAATGTTCTACGGCGTATGTTTCCGGTTCGAACTACATTTTCAAATCGCAGAACGTCCCGAATACGAAAAGTTATTATTACGGAAGCACTTCTCCTTTGTTCGAAGCCCTTCCGGGCGGAAATTCTCCCGCGGGAACCAACTCGATTTCCAGCCAACGGCTGGTTTATTTGATTCCTTCCACTCCTGCGAAAGGAACGGGAACGGTGAGCACACAAGGCGGTCTCGTTTCCATCGGAATCACGGTGAACGGTCTTGCCATCTTCAACAACGCAGCGGCTCCTCCCGATACTCTCGCGGTGGAAGCGATGACGTTTGACAACTTCGGAGGTCACCCGCAAAACCAAGGGGTCTATCACCATCACGCTGCCGTTACGAAAATCAGCAACAACGACGCGAACCTGATCGGAATCATCCTGGACGGTTATGCGGTTTACGGTGAAAAATGCGATAACGGAACCGCCGCAACGGGAGATGATTTTGTTCCTGGAGATTTAGATTCTTTGCACGGTCACACTAGAGCAACGGTTCACTTTCCGACCGCAACCTATCACTATCACTACGTAATGGACGCGACCGCAACGATCAAGACTCTCATGGGTTCTTATTTTTACGGTGTCATCGGAAGTGTTTCGAACTAAACCTTTTTTTCTCTCACTCGTTTTCTTGACGGCCTTTTTTTGGATTGGCTGTCAAGGAGGCGATACGGTGGAACACACCGATTCCAATCTCGTCTTCTTTAAGGACAAACTCTATTACAAACGAAACCTCTTTACCGGAATCCTGAGAACGGACGTTTCCGCGTTAGGCGAAACCCAGACCGCGCGTTATAAGGACGGATTGGAGGACGGAGAATTTCTTTCCGTCAACAAGGACGGCCGCGTGCTGGAACGGAGATTCTTTCGCGAAGGATTGAAGGAAGGAGTTCACCGAGCCTGGTATCCGAACGGGAACAACCGCTTTTACTCGGAATTTCGTTCCGGAAAATACGTAAA of Leptospira sanjuanensis contains these proteins:
- a CDS encoding RNA polymerase sigma factor; amino-acid sequence: MMTESEFTEIVSSTRDIVLSAIEKNLAERFSYAIDDVAQETYFRAYKALKKDQFRKESKLSTWLYAIARNESLRMNDKLRREEERTEKLAKSKKEEDFLTAHPNVNGNSGYSEQNSQEVIGMLQSLMAKIPDKYRRVLEFYLAGYSEKQIAETMGVKPGTVKSRAARGKEMMKRVGVKEKFYEE
- a CDS encoding ABC transporter permease; its protein translation is MKTLKAQGITIALVVAAGVGIFISSRSAYDSLYEARAKFYVSSYFAQGFVSLKRAPESKLEELSNVPGIGVVRTRIVQDAVLDIPGETLPTAGRFVSLTEGINLPYLRSGRLPKGDNEVLLSEAFSIANKLTLGNRIVGILQGERRILTVVGIALSPEYVYIFRGTNPLPDDKHFGILWMDRKGMENAFGMIGAFNDAIFTFAPGAHRTSVLKRIDRILEPYGGYGSYDRDKLPSHSFLRDEFKQLKTMAYFLPAIFLGVAAFLLHIVATRIISKEREQIATLKALGYSDIEIALHYLKIITVISGLGSVLGVIIGVWLGQAMTDLYSEYYRFPHLDFRLNPSLGLIGILIGVLAGAAGTAYSILRVLRLDPAQAMRPPVPMNFKKNWIETYIGSLSAQSRMILRNLTRRPTRTLVAILGVSTSVMIMVLGMFSRDAVNAMIEIQFDLLQRESITVSFLGPVSLTAVDDLRKDKAVLTAEGYRMIPIRIRIGHHSKELALQGIPNDAKLRRLVGKKRNILTPPTSGIFLNSNVADKLGIKTGSKIEMEVLEGNRKKISVRVDGLVEELLGQGAYMELVSVNRLLGEGDNVNLIALRTDTKEESRLLAELKDVPKISGVSTKEGTLKVFSDTMSRSTLATTTILFVFAAVISIGVVYNTAMISLSERVFELGSLRILGFTKEEVFQILAGELGFEIIASLPVGCLLGYFCAYLLMNTVETEGFKIPLIISYRTYVMSIFTTLGTAALSYFILYRKIKNMDLLSVLKIRE
- a CDS encoding efflux RND transporter periplasmic adaptor subunit, with protein sequence MDRKEIFKRILSDKKFRIGAVVLVVLAFVWFLLRPKPVVSETAKIVKGTYQQIVEEEGITRVREKFTIYSPVSGVLKRIHKHAGESVKKGELLAVVKWDMDRSVASPINGKVLKILRESEGPIEMGTPILEVGDTNRLEIAVEVLTQEAVHLHPGNPVEIEGWGGEKLEGKLKLVEPAAFTKVSSLGVEEQRVRAIVDFAPPPEMGEGFQVRCKIVSEKKENRIIAPTAALFREGEDWYVFRVLKNKAKKTKVKMEARSGDNALIADGLNEGDEVILFPGEGIQEGSKIR
- a CDS encoding YHYH protein, giving the protein MIQKTILILLITASFVVCKKDSNSNDDLTIATLGVIAATGFCNGSLATTGTSVSKQTATIDSSSGCVTGVVTCMDTALPSWIKDNFKCSTAYVSGSNYIFKSQNVPNTKSYYYGSTSPLFEALPGGNSPAGTNSISSQRLVYLIPSTPAKGTGTVSTQGGLVSIGITVNGLAIFNNAAAPPDTLAVEAMTFDNFGGHPQNQGVYHHHAAVTKISNNDANLIGIILDGYAVYGEKCDNGTAATGDDFVPGDLDSLHGHTRATVHFPTATYHYHYVMDATATIKTLMGSYFYGVIGSVSN
- a CDS encoding toxin-antitoxin system YwqK family antitoxin gives rise to the protein MFRTKPFFLSLVFLTAFFWIGCQGGDTVEHTDSNLVFFKDKLYYKRNLFTGILRTDVSALGETQTARYKDGLEDGEFLSVNKDGRVLERRFFREGLKEGVHRAWYPNGNNRFYSEFRSGKYVNDRWEWYENGKPSLYEKFDENGKLIVVKKWNRNGQIYMNTVIAADGSSLGLPGSKICEPIKKAN
- a CDS encoding response regulator, whose protein sequence is MKVAPTYSILLAEDDESNAELLIRHLERYNFDVDHVVDGIAAEIKLRKTRYDLILTDNRMPKMSGLSLLERIPETNRMTPIIFLTVSNEKETIIQAAHNKKLVAYLLKPIDTQVLIDKICQALGIKSDSLVDKKEFPFEILPFTNTDQGIGVGIQLKGCPYGKSIEKLVQEVSFFLKELPTLRSILIKVNPEFFYSKNAGQLLSGLRDRLAIKYEIQKEDIVVQTEH
- a CDS encoding helix-turn-helix domain-containing protein, which translates into the protein MPPHGPPPPPGLPIPEISFTITIFSILVLWFKRHRFSFDRWFVFFLIALSCLHVAHILKRSFGRIYFDFFHIPQLLFGPLFFLYLKDILGIGVRKNDRIHFVPYLTFVVLFSVLRIVPAAEPFYDLFFGRDGWALRIVTFLSLLSYCTFGFYYILKAERESGNPLFESLQFGWLKVMIGLVVGIVLYHGAGFVLSQISHSPERPPVLPPIRGFDILAFTILFSLFGVRQSILHSAWLLGQGSAFDGIKKRKYERSGLETDRLKNYVQAVKQHMDSEKPYLDSEFSLDQLADRLRFPRAHITQALNEVLETNFYNFVNEYRVKEFIRLVDSAPEEKIAVLSLAFDAGFNSKSTFNQSFKRITGTTPSLYLSEKKQKKES
- a CDS encoding ABC transporter ATP-binding protein — translated: MTRKTGKKSEIVFEAQGIGKIYKMGEVEVPALHSVDLELRSGEFVVLLGPSGSGKSTLLNILGGLDTPTSGFVRFRNKDLFSSDDESLTLYRRNHIGFVFQFYNLIPSLTALENVSLVTELSSDPMRSEEALDLVGLLERKDHFPAQLSGGEQQRVAIARAIAKRPDVLLCDEPTGALDFKTGRIVLDAISKVNAELGTTTVVITHNAIIAEMADRVVEMRDGSVTSNRKNSRKKTSGELHW
- a CDS encoding Spy/CpxP family protein refolding chaperone: MLLVRALENGRNPMKGFLKVSGLILVAAALFAGGCRYYKSPEKRAEFVVKKITSELDLNDSQKEKLYKIKDEILSKRKELKLQGPRIPAEALAEFRQPTLDEKKINKSFELEMNKMTEMRTFMTKKAIEFHAVLTPEQRNKLVDLITEFQQKHRHHDD